The nucleotide sequence ATTAATTTGGTTCGGATTtgactctgttttttttttccgtCTATAAATAGCCAACCGCATCCAGTTTCATCTCGGCGAAGAATGCTGATGGCCTTGGGTCAggtgcggcgggggcgctgggacgaacgatttcaccttttgccacatctCGGCGAAGAATCAATTAATCCAACCAAGATGCAGAGGGAAACGGCGCCGGCGAAAGGCACGGTGACGGTGAAGGTGGGGGAGGAGCAGCGGCGGTTCGCGGTGCCGGTGAAGCACCTGAGCCACCCTCTGTTCGCGGAGCTCCTGGAGGAGGCCGCGGCAGAGTACGGCTTCCACCACTCCGGCGCCGTCCTCATCCCCTGCACCGTCGAACACTTCTGCCATGTCCGGCACGAGATCGAGCGAGACCTCGCCGCACTCCGCCGCCACCACCACCACTTCCAGTTCATTGTGCCCATTTGGAAGTAAAGCCGGCGACTAGTTTTAATGTTGTTggcttctttaatttctttttcttttcttcttttcatcTTGATATCTGTAATAGATCTGGAAGAGTTTGATCATGAAttacgttttttttaaaaaaaaactaattagcTAAATATTAAGAAATCTAAAATCATTGGTCATCTTTGATCTGCTATTTGTTAATGCATAAATCTTCTGTTATTCAGATTCAATTATTTCGTAATTTTttggaaaattaagaaaatttcaaaGGAAGGAATATCGATTCTGCTAGCTAGACGGCTAGACCGGAGTGGATTCGGGTAGGAAACTAAAACTAATTTATTTGACCTTACAACCTTCATATATGTGTTCTAAAGGAACACAACTGATTCTGGACTCCTCGGTGAACCGAGTCCGTTGCGAGCGCTTCTCAATTTATTCTGATAACTGATGGAAAATTTTCGTGATATCGGCTCGATCATcccaggctcgacgttacccaacctgataatcattttttttttaaaggaaaaaagGGGAGTTATTTTGACCCCTCTGACACAACGCAACGATAGGAGGGAAGGCGGTTAACACATATAACAAGAGTTCGATCTCTCGTAAGGCATATCAAACGCATGTAGTGTTTGAATTACTACTAGTGCATGACTCGCTTGTGCTAACAAGATCATGGGGTTACGAACTTGTGATAACAAGTGAGGAGATTAAAATGAGAAGGCATAAGAACACGAATACAATCGTATTAAGCCTGACAATATATTCGATCTAATAGACTTGGATATAATTTAAGCATCAAATAAATTCTCTTGGTGGGACATATTGATACATCTTCTAAGTTCATGTGAAGTAATATATTGGTCTCCTTTGATCGGTTTAATGGTTAGTACATAAGATATTGTCATCATGAAATCTAAAATTTGAATCtcaataaaatcaaaataaatatctcccttatataTATACTAATCACTATTTCAAAAATCAATAAATTtaccttttaaaaatcaataaatTTCACCTTTTTATCACCATGTGAATCAATACATTGTCCGATGAAGAGGCTTGACTTTGTTGCTTTGGTTCGGAACAAGAATGCAACCCCTAGTGCCCTTTTAAGTCTCTGAAACTATCTAAATAAATGGTTCTATACATTTCAAAATCTAAATTCTGGAGGGTATTTTGGTAATTGTAAAAAGTTTAGGAGTTGTTTGGAGCATATCTGATATTTTAAAATCCCGATGGTCTATTTGAAAAAGTGCCAAAGTGAAATGTTTATCTCTTTATTTtaatagaatttaaaaaataaatccaaaaattatTCGATTAAATCGACCTAATCGCGTCTCGGTTCGTGCCTTGGTCTCCGTCTTCCTCTTCCTGATGACCTTCTCCGGCAGCTGCTTCCCGCGGCCGACCTGCTCTACGCCGGCCGAGATCTGATCCCGTAACCATGGCGTCCCCCTCCGATACCGATCGCACGGAGCAGATCATCATCCACTTCCTCCACAAGACTCTCCACGTGGTGCTGGCCTCGCGCATCCCCCACATCCGCCCGGCACCACGCCCCTCCTCCGGAAAGCGCGACCGCTGGTTCCACCTCGACCTCGGTGACCTCCCGGCCCCGATCGCGCACCATGGCGCCTTCATGGATCCATTGGTTATCGACATCCTCCTCACCCCGCGCCGCGACGCAGCCGAATCCGAAGCCGGAGAGGCTGTCGTGGAGCGGTGGACCGCCCAGTGCGTCCCCTGGCCCGCCACTTCGCACCACCCCCATGATGTTGGCTCCCTCCAATCCAGGACCTACAAGAAATCAGCGATTCTACTCAGATCTCTCCATTCGCTGCTCCGGATCCTCCCGTCTCACCGGATCTTCCGGATGCTTTGCTCCTCTGCCCAGTCTTACAACTACGAGCTTGGCTACCGGGCTTCCTCATTCGCGGCGCCGTTTTCTAGGGCGGAAGAGGCGGATTTGAAGAAATACAGCTTCGCCCCAGTGGAGACCCTATTCGGCCAGTTAGTCGTTTCGGTGCAGTACCGCCCAAGCCTCGCTGCTTTCCACCTCGAAATCTCCTCCCCGATTGCGCCGATGATCATAACCAATTACATCGGTAGCCCTGCGGCTGAGCGCAGTAGGCCTTTCCCTTCTTCGCTGCCTAATTGGACATCTCGCCCGACCACATCTCAGAATCCACCCAAGGACTTCCGGCCATCGGCCGCGGCAGCTCCTCAATTCAATCGCCCGCACAGCTGGAATGTTGCGCCCATGGCGCATCACCCGCTCAGTTCGCCGCAGGATCGTGTTTGCAAGTTAGCATCCTCGCCTCCTGAGCATTATGGCCGTCTGGGGCCTAACCAGCGGTCGCTGAGCGATAGGAaaggaaatttaaattttgatgatTTTCGGCTCTCCCCGCCGTTCTCTACTTCGACGTCCTCTTCGCCTCCGACACTGGGTAGCCATTCCCTTCGATCCAGGTTACACATGGAGACGGCACCAATGAGCATACCTGTGTTAGAGACGGGGAAGAACCAGACGCACCGCAGTCCAAACCTTTCGGATCCTTTCAAGAGCCTTTTACCACCACTATCTCCTAGAAGTACAAGGCCTGATCCTTCAAGCCAGGAGTCTCCTTCCAAGAGCAGATCTTTCAGAAAGTCAGAAGGTTTGAGTGGAGGCGATATCTACTTAAACTTGCATATGCACACTGCATATAAGGTTTGCGTTTTTGCCTACTATCTTGTGACACGTTCATGTATGAAAAGATTATTTCTTTAGTTTGATCCTAGATGCTTGGCTTTATCAATTCTTCTCATTCATTAGCATACAGATGTAGACGTTTAAAATACTTAAAATCATTGTAGGGGCTCTTGACTGCTTTTTGTGTTTGATATAGGAACATAATGTAGCATGAGAACTATCCTGTTTCCTTCACTGCTTGCTTAACTATCGTACACTATGATATATCTCTATGAAGTGCACATGCTGCCCATTTTGTTTTTCTGCCTACCACAACAACCCTTTTTCCTGGATCCCTATATTTACTTGGGATTCATGAAAATTTAAAGTTCCATTGCCAAAATTTCACATGCACTTTGTTTGAGAATGTTAAATAAGATGAATATCACCTTTGAAGCATTGGAAACAATATGCAATTCATGGAAACAAGAGAAAATATTACGAGGAATATATTGGTACTATGGGAGTGAAAGGTTATTAGAACATATTAGTTAGCACTTAACTTTTGGGGAAAGGATTTGGTATGGAAATGATATGCAAATGATCTTCTTTTGTATTAATTTGTTCTACCACAAAATGTCATAGGTCAGAGACCTCCGGTGCTAAAAGGGACATATATAGACAGTTTTACGTTGTTTTAATAGCCAAATTTCAGATGGTAGAGCATGTGCTCATTTATTTATACAAAACAAATACTATGGTGATGTAATTTCAAACAAGATCATCAACATATGTAGAATTCTTCTTTGAGAAGGATTGTTAAGAACATGTATATTTTAGGCATACATCCCAATTGCTAGTTAGCCGCCTCGATATTAAAGTTCATTGGCTAACCACTTGTCACAAAATGTTGAGATTATGCAGAATTATTCCTCACAAACCCTAGGGAACCTGGTGGAAATAATCCTCACAATCTCAGCAGTCAATATATTAAGAGGTAGGATCAATGTTGATAGCAAACTTTGGCTAATCTTTCTGTTAAAACTATCATTTGTGGGTATTGTGAACATTATAGGCAATTCAGTGTAGGTTTCAAAGTACTCATggatttattatcaaatataagaACATTTGAGATATATGATAGACTAAAATTACAAGCCGAGAACAGTGGGGTCCTAGTGTATCTAAAATGCCTCTTAATAAATTCACTCTTACCCAGCTTCTTCATTTCAATTGAAAGCTAACAAACCTTCATTTATATTATTTAACTAAAATGTCTTCTTGTTAGCATTTATGTTTTTCATTTTAGTATTGCACCAGAATGATGAATTcataattattaaatttgatagaaaatttAGAAATTGTTTCACCCTGAAGATTTTTATGCACATTCTTCATCTACTCTGTAATCTTATATGTTCAGTCTAGAAATAACCATGCTAATAAGGTGCAAGGTTCGACTAATAAACTTGTTTGTTTCCCTTATCTCCTTTAGGGTCTCAAGGATGGTCGGGATGATTCTGGAAGATTCTCTGCTTTGTCTTCTGGTGGTTCACCTAGGTATGCCTTTTCAAGAAGCTCCAGTCGTTTCTCAATCCAGGATGATCTTGACGATACAGATTTCTCTTACCCATTTGCTGTGGATGATGTTGACACATCAGATTCCCATACGAGGTGATTATTTTGATTATGAGATGTTATGTTTATGCCTATTTGAGTTGTCTGAGATGGAGACTAGTTTATGAATCTTATTGTTCACCTTTTTTACCTATCTGTTGGAACTGTTTAATTGTAAATACATTGATTGTTTAAGTTATTGGGAATAAAGTATGCATTTGGCCTATTCTGATCAAGAGATATCATCTTACACTGTATAAACTAAATCAACGTGATAATTCAAATCAAGCATATAAATAAAAGAGAGAAAATGAATGTATATGCAAACCAAGCTAATTATTCTACAACGATGTTTTGATCCTCATACAGGTTAAAATTCTCAACCTCAAGAATATAACCGGTGGGGCCACTCTTGCCATGCAGTATAGAGATGTGTTTAGGCCATTTCAATGTATATACATACACTAAAAATTATCAAATAGGAGGAAAAGAGATAGGGGAAGGTTGCTAGAGCACTTCATTCTGGTGATTCTTTTATTACATAGAGTAATAGGTTGGCTCTTATTTTATAGTGTCTCTTTAATGCACCTATTCAAATTAAAGTTGGGTTCTTCCTATGAGTGTGcctttaaataataaaaaatcagaATTAAACttatgaaatttaaaaattaaaatgtaaaTTTTGTCTTAAAAATCAAGGCTCAAGCACTTCAACTATTATTCAAGTTTTATCCACGATACTTTAGAGGATACAGTCTCAATCTCAGTGTCCTCTTAATTTTTTTGCTTCAAATTTGCTTTATTTCTTGATTGAATTCAAGTTTTATCCATGATACTTTAGAGGATACAGTCTAAATCTCAGTGttctcttatttttttccttCAAATTTGCTTTATTTCTTCATTGAAGAGTTTCCCTCTTATCTTACGTTTCTCTTACTATGCTTAAGTGATAACCAGACAGTTGACTTGTATTGGATTTAGCATCTGATTGGTTTAATATGCTATCTACTGCCTGAACCTAAACTTTGAGGTTCAAACAGTGTGTCGCAAGGTAGATGGATAACCCATTACCAGATTTAATTGATTGCAATATGGATGATTTTTCATTAGCAGAAtagcatattttaaaaataacaaaTTACTTACTGTGCTGAGAAGTGGTTTTGATTTTTGATTGCCCAGAAAGATTTTGTCAAGAGATTCAAAAACTGAAACTAGAATTGATTGAGAACAATTCTTCCATTTCTAAATGTAAAATTCAAGAAATTGGTCTACTCTTTCTTATTCTGAGTTCAATGCTATTTTTAAAGACTAACCAAAAACCAAGGAAACAAGGATTTCCTGTTAGATTGATGTGATTCATGAGTACTTTTTCTACAATTTGCGCTTATGAGTTTTTTTGTGCTACTATTTGATTGTGCATCATAGAGAAAATCACTACTATGGCCTGTAATTTTTAATCAGATCTAGATCATGAAGTTTGGCTTCAAGAAGCAACAAGAGATGAGTTTTGATATACTTATTGTGTTGTTTTCATCGAAGTATCCATGAATTTATTAAGTTATTCTATACTTAGTCTAGGATCCTATTTATGCCAGAAGATTTAGGAATTTAGACAAATTGACGTGCTTGTCTGTGGTGCTGTTAGGAAATATGCCTCACTGTATTCAATTTTTTTCACTCTTCTTCTCTAGTTAAATTTCTACTTGACAATTATTTATTTGCTtagttttaactttgaattacatGAGGAGCCCGTATTTTGATGGAATGTAGTTGAAGTATGGAGCTTCCAGTGAagaaaaaattattcaaatttcACTTCTTTTCATTAGCTTATCCATTTTGACATAGCAGGCTTGTTCCTTTATGTATTAGGATATTTTAGACCAGCAATTCTGCCTGTAGCGACATTTAGCATAATTTCAGAAGCGAGGACATGAATATCACTGAATACAGAATTGCTACTCATTAGCGCATTAACATCATGGGCATTACACGTAGATGCTCTCACATAATTAAGAGTACTAGATTTCAGTACTTACTCTGCAACCCTACTATTGATGGGGATGAATCACAGAGCAGTGAGAGTAGGCTATGCAAGAGAACCTTTAACATCCTGCAGGGATTAGGGAGCTAAGTTTTATAAACATACAAGGCAAATGACGAGTATCTGTACATGCCATCGTAATTAGTCATCACGTGTTAGATTGCAATGCTCTAATTAGTGTCACTAGTGTCACTTTACGAATCAAACAAACACTCGTAGCAGATTGGTGAACTTGTTGTCCAGGCAGATTTAAGGTATATAAGTATATATGCTGTTGATCATATGTTATATGTGTGTGTTTGTACATATAACCATAGATATTTATTACAACAACAATGATAAAAGAAGCCATAGAATCCCCACTTGGACCATCTGCATGGACTATTTCTGGCCGTTCGGCTGCAAGGCAGTTATAACTCAGCACACCCAAATCATTTAGTAGGTTTTGATTTGAGTATTGCTTAATTTGGTTTGTTaagtttcataaaaattaaacctaatggTTTTGATGGTGTTATTCTTTCTAGTTATAATTTTGACGATTATTATTACATCAATTATGAGTTTGTATTGGGCCTAGCTATTTGGATAACCATAATGACCACTGGAGCAATGAATCTGTTGCCACCCTCAGTGGATATCGGTATGCTCCTGGTTCCGAGTGGAAACTGATGCAACTATGCAatagttagttttgttgttggatTGGGTTTGGGGAGAGATTTCTAGTTGGTCATGTATTTAATCCATTATATTATCTTAACATGTCAAGTAGATGCGATTGGAAGCCTTAATTGAGTgaaaaattttcttctttttttagtTGCAAGGGGATTGTTTGCAAGGCAGTTTGAGTCATCACAAGCACAAATTCAAGCTGTTTGTGATTAACAAAGCCATGCTTAAACTTTATTGAAAACAATATATAATCAATTATAGTTAAATGTTAAGTACTTTGTTTgtcttatattatatatatatcaatcaaCCTCTCGTTGAGACAAAATTATCAAACCTGGTTGTTTTGTGTCTTGTTAAAGAAGTGAACCCTTTTTTAGGTTTGCTTCAGTGCTATCTCCAATTATCCAACCGCAAGTTCCTGTTCTGTTTAAAATTCCTTACCCACATTGTCTATTTGATCTAATACACATAAAATGACTATTTAATCAACAGGAGCCCTGATGTCAAGGATGCAGAGTATTCTTCCTCTCATAAATCACAACAGGCAGCTGTTGGAAATCTTGTCCACATGTTAAAGACCGCGCCTCCTCTTCGCCAAGATCAGAGCTGTTCATCGCAGTCTTCTGACCTAAATGGAGAAATTAGCACGAGCAGTTCCGTCTTGTCTAGGAAAACAAGTGATGCTCTGGAGGAACTCCAGACGTACCAAGAGATGAAGAACCTTATTCTTTCCAAGAGTGGGGCTGGGACTAAGTTACAAGAATCTCTTCAAGAAAAGAGAAACAAAGAGTGACGATACTTAGACCGAAaatgaaatgctaatgaaactgtcAAAGTGCTAACTCAAAAGGCCAGCAACTCCAATGATTCCCATAGATTTTGTTGTATATATAGCAAGATTGTTGTTTGGAACTCTTAAAACTTCCTCCTAGGAAATCTCTTGTTTCAAAAACTGATCATTTACCTAGTCTCATCTGTAAATAACTATTATCTTACCAACTTTATGTGCCCATTTATTCATGGTGAATTTATATCTTGTGAAAATTGAGTGCTAAAAGGATTTGTTATCTCAATGATCATCTGTTACAGTGTTTTGTGAGATTACAATTAATGGATTGACTTCTTGTGACTTTTTATTTCATTTACTTTTAAGCACAAAAGAACAAAACCAAATCACATGACTGTTCTTAATAATGCAGATCTCCAGCACATGCTGTTCATAAGGAGATTCCTGTAAAGTTATCATATTTTCTAAGGCATCTAGATCTATATCTTTATCTGTTGTGACATGTTTTCTGATTCTGAAACATGCAGGAAGCTTCAAATCCACAGTACAGTTTCAAGCAATCATCGGTCTCCGATTTTCCTAAACTAACACAATGAACTGAAAGATACAAGAGAAGGTAAACATCAGTTCTGATAACCATTATCAGTTTTTGTTTTCAGAGTGTTTCAGTCTGTGGCTTTCACTACTTGATGAATAGTCATCTACCGATGTCTTCGAGGCGCTTGATAACCACTTTGATGTCGGGCCGGAGATTAGGCGAAGGCGAACAACATGCCATTGCAAGTTGAAACAGCATCAGTAAACCTTCCTCATTGGTAGAATTCTGATGCACACTTTCCTTCTGAAGCTTGGAGCTGAAAACATCAGAGAGTTTATGTTCAAGAACCAGAATCCTAAGCGAGGACGGCAAATGAAGATCCTTCTGCAAGAACTTGTTGTCAAGGGGGTCCTTTCGAGTGATCATCTCGAGCAAGACCACCCCGAAGCTGTAGATATCGGTCGCAGGGCTCGAGTCACTGATCTTGCTCAGCTCAGGGGCTGT is from Zingiber officinale cultivar Zhangliang chromosome 7B, Zo_v1.1, whole genome shotgun sequence and encodes:
- the LOC122003793 gene encoding auxin-induced protein 15A-like, translating into MLMALGQVRRGRWDERFHLLPHLGEESINPTKMQRETAPAKGTVTVKVGEEQRRFAVPVKHLSHPLFAELLEEAAAEYGFHHSGAVLIPCTVEHFCHVRHEIERDLAALRRHHHHFQFIVPIWK
- the LOC122005920 gene encoding autophagy-related protein 13a-like, with amino-acid sequence MASPSDTDRTEQIIIHFLHKTLHVVLASRIPHIRPAPRPSSGKRDRWFHLDLGDLPAPIAHHGAFMDPLVIDILLTPRRDAAESEAGEAVVERWTAQCVPWPATSHHPHDVGSLQSRTYKKSAILLRSLHSLLRILPSHRIFRMLCSSAQSYNYELGYRASSFAAPFSRAEEADLKKYSFAPVETLFGQLVVSVQYRPSLAAFHLEISSPIAPMIITNYIGSPAAERSRPFPSSLPNWTSRPTTSQNPPKDFRPSAAAAPQFNRPHSWNVAPMAHHPLSSPQDRVCKLASSPPEHYGRLGPNQRSLSDRKGNLNFDDFRLSPPFSTSTSSSPPTLGSHSLRSRLHMETAPMSIPVLETGKNQTHRSPNLSDPFKSLLPPLSPRSTRPDPSSQESPSKSRSFRKSEGLSGGDIYLNLHMHTAYKGLKDGRDDSGRFSALSSGGSPRYAFSRSSSRFSIQDDLDDTDFSYPFAVDDVDTSDSHTRSPDVKDAEYSSSHKSQQAAVGNLVHMLKTAPPLRQDQSCSSQSSDLNGEISTSSSVLSRKTSDALEELQTYQEMKNLILSKSGAGTKLQESLQEKRNKE